The following are from one region of the Candidatus Aenigmatarchaeota archaeon genome:
- a CDS encoding magnesium transporter CorA family protein, whose translation MIRMFKKSESTQQLLEIKDFVQKSWINLTNPTEEEMKLVSFNTGVPIERMALSLDEDERPRVDVDEGNTLIILRIPYEVKGDEIFKVKTIPLGIIITEYYIITISLFENVVMKDFEIDKVKGFYTTKRTRFLIQILSRTNYYFLKYLDQIDNEISKIEKRLLKSLRNEEVVKLFELQKAIIYFISSISGNGHVLDAIYKGKVSKLYKDDEDLLEDIIAENKQCLEMSTNYGNVLSNTLDAYASVVSNNLNEVMKFLASLTIIISIPTIISSLYGMNVELPLQNNPFAFVFVLLFSLLFMILTALFFAKKNWL comes from the coding sequence ATGATAAGAATGTTCAAAAAATCGGAAAGCACACAACAGCTCTTGGAAATTAAAGATTTTGTTCAAAAATCATGGATCAATTTAACTAATCCAACAGAAGAAGAAATGAAATTGGTTTCTTTTAATACTGGTGTACCAATAGAGAGAATGGCCCTCTCCCTAGATGAAGATGAAAGACCCAGGGTCGATGTTGATGAGGGGAATACCCTAATAATTCTAAGGATACCTTATGAAGTAAAAGGGGATGAGATTTTTAAGGTGAAAACAATACCACTAGGTATTATAATAACTGAGTATTACATAATTACTATATCTCTCTTTGAAAATGTTGTCATGAAGGATTTTGAGATAGATAAAGTCAAAGGTTTCTATACAACCAAAAGAACAAGGTTCTTAATACAGATACTTTCAAGAACCAACTATTATTTCCTTAAATATTTGGACCAGATAGACAATGAGATATCAAAAATAGAAAAAAGATTGTTAAAATCATTAAGAAATGAAGAAGTTGTTAAACTTTTCGAGCTACAAAAGGCTATAATATATTTTATTTCTTCGATTTCTGGAAATGGTCATGTCTTGGATGCCATCTACAAGGGCAAAGTCTCAAAATTGTACAAAGATGATGAGGATCTACTTGAGGATATAATAGCGGAAAATAAGCAGTGTTTGGAAATGTCTACAAATTATGGTAATGTGTTAAGTAATACACTTGATGCGTATGCTTCAGTTGTTTCAAATAATCTAAATGAGGTAATGAAATTTTTAGCGTCTTTAACAATTATAATTTCAATTCCGACTATTATTTCCAGTTTATATGGAATGAACGTGGAGCTTCCCTTACAAAATAACCCATTTGCATTTGTTTTTGTATTATTATTTTCACTTTTATTCATGATTTTAACGGCTTTATTTTTTGCAAAGAAAAACTGGCTTTGA
- the metG gene encoding methionine--tRNA ligase: MLKKEVSELKYYITTAIPYVNAAPHVGHALEFIQTDCIARFQRSLGKDVFFLTGTDENAQKNVLAAEEKGIDVQEFVDGNTEIFKKTIDNLGISYDDFIRTTDKNRHWPGSQKLWENCLRSGDIYKKKYVGYYCIGCEAFVTEKDLVDGVCPEHKKPPEKISEENYFFRLSKYQKKLEKLIEEDKIKIIPETRKNEILSFIRSGLEDFSISRPRERMKGWGIPVPNDPNQIQYVWFDALSNYITALGYSKNSEKFKKYWPVDLHVIGKGIIRFHAVYWPAMLISAGLPLPKSIFVHGYITINGQKISKSLGNVIDPNDMVNKYGLDAFRYFLLREISPFEDGDFSESALIERFNNELVANIGNFVYRTLSFIDRYYNQTIPKPGNYTEEDKKLIKAVNEYPKIVQKLLENLELKEGIQKILELSSLANKYFQDNKPWELFKTNKERCDTVLYLCANICRTISILLYPYLPHASVNLWKQLNLGGRQKGNIWKTSSEIKIKPGHKIKKPEILFKKIEVDKLNIGSSREGMEMIPFKDFKKMELRVGTVKEAERVEGSKKLIKMKVDFGGFQRQVIAGLYPHYKPEELVNEQWIFVTNLEHAKLMGLESEAMILAAVEGNEEKVVCLRPDKEVKDGTIIQ, translated from the coding sequence ATATTAAAAAAGGAGGTGTCTGAACTCAAATATTACATAACAACTGCAATTCCATATGTCAATGCTGCCCCGCATGTTGGGCATGCTTTGGAGTTCATACAAACAGATTGTATAGCTAGATTCCAGAGATCCCTTGGTAAGGACGTATTTTTCCTGACAGGCACGGATGAAAACGCCCAAAAGAATGTCCTGGCAGCAGAAGAAAAAGGAATTGATGTTCAAGAATTTGTTGACGGAAACACCGAGATATTCAAGAAAACAATAGACAACCTTGGAATATCCTATGATGATTTTATAAGGACAACAGACAAGAATAGACATTGGCCTGGTTCTCAAAAATTATGGGAAAACTGCCTCCGATCAGGAGATATATACAAAAAGAAGTATGTTGGATATTATTGCATAGGTTGTGAGGCTTTTGTAACTGAGAAAGATTTGGTTGACGGTGTTTGCCCTGAACACAAGAAACCACCTGAAAAGATATCCGAAGAAAATTATTTTTTCAGATTATCAAAATATCAAAAGAAACTTGAAAAACTTATAGAAGAGGACAAAATCAAAATAATACCCGAAACAAGAAAGAATGAGATTTTAAGCTTCATAAGGTCTGGATTAGAGGATTTCAGCATATCTAGACCAAGGGAGAGAATGAAAGGTTGGGGGATACCAGTTCCAAATGATCCTAATCAAATCCAGTATGTTTGGTTTGATGCCCTTTCCAACTATATAACAGCACTTGGATACTCTAAAAATTCAGAAAAATTCAAGAAATACTGGCCGGTTGATCTTCATGTGATAGGCAAAGGAATAATAAGATTCCATGCCGTTTACTGGCCAGCCATGCTAATCTCAGCTGGTTTACCACTTCCAAAATCAATATTTGTTCATGGTTACATCACAATAAATGGACAAAAAATCAGTAAATCGTTGGGAAATGTAATAGACCCAAATGATATGGTAAATAAATATGGTTTGGATGCATTTAGATATTTCCTTTTGAGGGAAATATCACCATTTGAGGACGGTGATTTCTCAGAATCGGCATTAATTGAAAGATTCAATAATGAACTAGTGGCGAATATAGGAAATTTTGTGTATAGAACTTTATCATTCATTGACAGATATTACAACCAGACAATCCCAAAGCCAGGAAATTATACAGAAGAAGACAAAAAATTGATAAAAGCAGTAAACGAATACCCAAAGATAGTCCAAAAACTTCTTGAAAATTTAGAATTGAAAGAGGGGATTCAGAAGATACTGGAATTATCTTCACTTGCGAACAAATATTTTCAGGACAATAAACCATGGGAACTTTTTAAGACCAATAAAGAAAGATGTGACACAGTCTTATATTTATGTGCAAACATTTGTAGGACAATTTCCATATTATTGTACCCTTATTTGCCCCACGCCTCTGTTAATCTTTGGAAGCAGTTGAACTTGGGTGGAAGACAGAAAGGAAACATATGGAAAACATCTTCTGAGATTAAAATAAAACCTGGTCACAAGATAAAAAAACCAGAGATTTTGTTTAAAAAGATTGAAGTTGATAAATTGAATATTGGTTCAAGTAGGGAGGGAATGGAAATGATACCATTTAAGGACTTCAAAAAAATGGAATTGAGAGTTGGTACAGTAAAAGAGGCAGAAAGAGTTGAAGGATCAAAAAAGTTAATTAAAATGAAGGTAGATTTCGGGGGATTTCAGAGACAGGTGATAGCAGGACTTTACCCACACTATAAGCCAGAGGAACTTGTGAATGAGCAATGGATCTTCGTCACAAACTTGGAGCACGCAAAACTCATGGGTTTAGAATCAGAAGCTATGATTTTGGCAGCAGTAGAAGGTAATGAAGAAAAGGTTGTTTGCCTAAGGCCAGATAAGGAAGTAAAGGATGGGACAATAATCCAGTAG
- a CDS encoding Trm112 family protein — protein MSVKKELMGILACPKCKGDVKEIGMFIVCNKCKLAFPVLDGNIPDMLIEDAWDLGKAKKSGFKHKIKL, from the coding sequence ATGTCAGTAAAAAAAGAATTAATGGGAATTTTGGCATGCCCCAAATGCAAGGGTGATGTGAAAGAAATCGGTATGTTTATAGTATGTAATAAATGCAAACTTGCCTTTCCGGTTCTGGATGGAAATATACCAGATATGTTAATTGAGGATGCGTGGGATTTGGGAAAAGCTAAAAAATCTGGTTTTAAGCACAAAATAAAATTGTAG
- the eif1A gene encoding translation initiation factor eIF-1A, translating to MYKKPEITQEEEISRIKKPEQGEIYARVDMMLGSDKLRVSCDDGKERIARIPGKLRKRVWIRVGDIILIKPWDVQSDSRCDVTWRYTPTQAKWLREKGFLKNI from the coding sequence GTGTACAAAAAACCTGAAATAACACAAGAAGAGGAGATAAGCAGAATAAAGAAACCAGAACAGGGGGAGATATATGCTAGGGTTGATATGATGCTAGGCTCAGATAAACTTCGTGTCAGTTGTGATGATGGGAAAGAAAGGATAGCTAGGATTCCTGGTAAATTAAGAAAGAGAGTTTGGATAAGAGTTGGTGACATAATTCTCATAAAACCTTGGGACGTTCAGTCAGATTCTAGATGTGATGTTACTTGGAGGTATACTCCAACTCAGGCCAAATGGTTGAGGGAAAAGGGTTTTTTAAAGAATATTTGA
- a CDS encoding tRNA (cytidine(56)-2'-O)-methyltransferase — protein MVLWVLRIGHRLPRDERISTHCGLVARAFGCDGIIFSGEEDLGLLKSIKKVVEKWGGNFEAIYEKNWKSVIKKFRDKGFIIILLTMYGVNLPDIIEKIKEKDILIIIGSEKVPTEVYDMCDLQIAVGNQPHSEVAAIAVFLDRYFEGKELKKKFNGKVSIIPKERGKCVLKV, from the coding sequence ATGGTTTTATGGGTTCTAAGAATAGGTCATAGATTACCGAGAGATGAAAGAATATCTACCCATTGTGGTTTAGTAGCCAGGGCTTTTGGGTGTGATGGTATAATATTTTCAGGAGAGGAAGATCTAGGTCTATTGAAATCAATAAAAAAGGTTGTAGAAAAATGGGGAGGAAATTTTGAGGCTATTTATGAAAAAAATTGGAAAAGTGTTATCAAGAAATTTAGGGACAAAGGATTCATAATAATTCTTCTGACGATGTATGGAGTAAACCTACCAGATATAATTGAAAAAATCAAAGAAAAAGATATCCTAATTATAATTGGAAGTGAAAAGGTGCCAACCGAGGTTTATGATATGTGTGACCTACAGATAGCTGTTGGGAATCAGCCTCATAGCGAGGTGGCTGCCATAGCGGTATTTCTAGACAGATATTTTGAAGGCAAGGAATTAAAAAAGAAATTCAATGGAAAAGTTAGTATTATACCAAAGGAAAGGGGTAAATGCGTCCTCAAGGTATAA